In one window of Paracoccus saliphilus DNA:
- a CDS encoding N-acetylmuramoyl-L-alanine amidase, with the protein MSDAPSARARLCDAQAEVSAHWLIGEDGGAEALVSEDRRAWHAGAGAWQGREDVNSRSIGIEIANPGDRPFTARQMDALTDLLRGIMARWRIGPDSVIGHSDMAPGRKIDPGPRFDWQRLAHEGLALWPDDGPDRPLAESLDIIGYPGGDPELRLAAFRLRFRPWAHGLETAEDRRGAAGAAELYQRERKHAG; encoded by the coding sequence ATGAGCGATGCGCCTTCTGCCCGTGCCCGCCTATGCGATGCCCAGGCCGAGGTCAGCGCGCATTGGCTGATCGGCGAGGATGGCGGTGCCGAGGCGCTGGTGTCCGAGGATCGCCGCGCATGGCATGCCGGGGCGGGGGCGTGGCAGGGGCGCGAGGATGTGAATTCCCGCAGTATCGGGATCGAGATCGCCAATCCCGGAGACCGCCCTTTCACCGCCCGGCAGATGGATGCCCTGACCGATCTGCTTCGCGGGATCATGGCGCGCTGGCGGATCGGCCCGGATTCGGTGATCGGCCATTCCGACATGGCACCCGGCCGCAAGATCGACCCCGGTCCCCGGTTCGACTGGCAACGTCTTGCCCACGAGGGGCTTGCCCTCTGGCCGGATGACGGCCCCGACCGCCCATTGGCCGAAAGCCTTGACATCATCGGCTATCCCGGCGGCGATCCGGAACTTCGCCTTGCCGCTTTCCGCCTGCGATTCCGCCCATGGGCCCATGGACTGGAAACCGCCGAGGATCGCCGCGGCGCCGCCGGGGCAGCGGAACTCT